In Helicobacter sp. NHP19-012, one genomic interval encodes:
- a CDS encoding AAA family ATPase — protein MASSRKKDWRDEVKRVSLSEEDLKEWHCLKHLNRIVPIAPKEDEARFDGKTWEEVKEIVSNTPIGTPVGQFEEEVSFSAWENAFRVRGMLASKLCAMDELPDPEFLLQGFKRGTCGLLSSSGGGGKSFLALTIAMSMADTTHTLPSLNGLVQSRGGVLYLSNEDDKDVIDYRVWRILQHRIDQGFITNPNPVAKSLDHNFIPIDVVAGFRREAKFLIAEGNRVKNTGLARALEILIKEKRHKYDLDIKLVILDTLSRFHALDENSNKEMTLLVGLLGDLARSANVGILMIHHSSKIGAMNYKNESASARGASALVDNVRYHLTMSSVTLQKKSSLSKDKAEVATFEEEDRENLEAIFENEENKDEKIEGLQALAQNKNLVRLNFSKQNLGKSTTPLYFTRLGYGVLDVVKELDVVKEEATPEDGFPF, from the coding sequence ATGGCGAGTTCAAGAAAAAAAGACTGGAGAGATGAAGTAAAACGCGTTTCCTTGAGTGAGGAGGATTTAAAGGAATGGCATTGCCTGAAACACCTTAATCGTATTGTGCCCATCGCGCCCAAAGAGGACGAGGCTAGGTTTGACGGCAAAACATGGGAGGAAGTTAAAGAGATAGTTTCCAACACGCCTATTGGCACACCGGTAGGTCAGTTTGAGGAGGAAGTTTCGTTTAGTGCGTGGGAAAATGCGTTTAGGGTGCGTGGCATGCTGGCTTCTAAGCTTTGTGCAATGGATGAGCTCCCTGATCCTGAGTTCTTGCTACAAGGTTTCAAAAGAGGCACTTGTGGGTTACTCAGCTCAAGCGGGGGGGGTGGTAAAAGCTTTTTGGCTCTAACAATAGCGATGAGTATGGCAGACACCACACACACGCTCCCTAGTCTCAATGGTTTGGTGCAATCACGCGGGGGGGTGCTCTACTTGAGTAACGAGGACGATAAAGATGTGATTGATTATCGGGTGTGGCGCATTTTACAGCATAGGATAGATCAGGGCTTCATCACCAACCCCAACCCTGTGGCAAAGAGTCTAGATCATAACTTTATTCCCATTGATGTTGTGGCGGGGTTTAGGAGAGAGGCAAAGTTTCTCATCGCAGAGGGCAACCGCGTTAAGAACACGGGACTAGCACGCGCCCTAGAAATATTGATTAAGGAGAAACGCCATAAATATGACTTAGACATCAAGCTTGTCATCTTAGACACCCTTAGTCGCTTCCACGCCCTTGATGAAAACTCCAACAAAGAGATGACGCTTTTAGTAGGTCTTTTGGGAGATTTAGCGCGCTCGGCTAATGTCGGCATTTTGATGATCCACCACTCTAGCAAAATAGGCGCGATGAACTACAAGAATGAGAGTGCCAGCGCAAGAGGTGCGAGTGCTCTAGTAGATAATGTCCGCTACCACTTGACGATGAGCTCTGTAACACTCCAAAAGAAAAGCAGTCTCTCTAAGGATAAAGCGGAAGTGGCGACTTTTGAGGAGGAGGACAGAGAGAATTTAGAAGCCATTTTTGAGAATGAGGAAAACAAGGATGAGAAGATAGAGGGGCTACAAGCACTCGCGCAAAACAAAAATTTAGTGCGTTTGAACTTCAGCAAACAGAACTTAGGGAAAAGCACCACGCCCTTGTATTTTACCCGTTTGGGATATGGAGTTTTAGATGTCGTTAAGGAGTTAGATGTCGTTAAGGAGGAAGCCACCCCCGAAGATGGCTTTCCTTTTTAA